The Atribacterota bacterium genomic sequence TAAGTACATCTGCATCAATCTTAATTAATGAGAGTAATCCCATTACTGTAGAATTAACAATAGATGAAAAAGTGTCCGGGTCATTAAGCACATCCTGTGAGGGCACATCAAAACTGCTCAATACCGATATTGGTATACCAGCAGAGCTGCCGGGAGTATAGATGGAAAAATCGGCACTATTCTTATAGAGACTAACCCTGTCTTTTCCCTGTGAAAAACTTTTTAGTCCTTCTTCCCAATTTTTGGCAGTATTTTCCGCATAAACGGCAGGATCGATGCCCTTGTTTTCAGCTTCAGCCGGGTCTATCCATTTTTGAAAATCTTCCGGTTTTAAATCCGGAAAAGCCAGCATAAGGTTTCCCATATCCCCCTTTGGGTCTATTATAATAGAAGGGATTTTATCAATTGCCGCTTCCTCAATAATGGAAATACCCAAACCGGTTTTACCACTGCCTGTCATACCGATTATGGCTGCATGTGTTGTAAAATCTTTTGATTTATACAAAAAGAGATTTTCATTGGTTTGAAATGTTTTGGGATTTACTTCTTTACCTAAATAAAATAAGCCTAACTTTTCATACAAAGAGATATTCTTATCCATTTTCCTTTCCTTATTCTTTATTTTTTTATTATATTTTACCTCAAATTACCTTTTTTTAAATTTACCAAATATATTTAAGACATCGTCAATAATACTCCCGTCCTTATTGGCATCCAACAGTTTAGTTGCCATAGAAAATAAGCTTCCACCGGTATTTTTCTGTAAATTCTGGGATAATAAAGATGTCAGGCTGGATACTCCGTCAGCATCCAGGTTCTGCGTTTTTTTCTGATTTCCCAAAAAACCCAAAATCATTGGAGCAAGACTTGCCATAATAGAACTCACCTGGTCCTGTTTTAATCCGGTTGTTTTAGAGAGATTACTTTGTACTGCCTGTTTTTTATTTGAAAAAATGTGTTCCAATATCTTTGATCCGTCCTCTGTATCAACGTTCTGCAAAAATTTTTCCAGATTATCAACATTATCATCCTGGTGCTGTTCCAGGGCTTTTGCCAGAGATTGTGCACCTTGCGGATTATTTGTATTGCGGTTTAATGCCTCCATAAGCATTGGGATGCTTATCTGTGCGGCCTTTTCTACTTTTTCAGGTTCAGCATCAACTTTTTTATTTAACTGTTTTAGAGCCGGGCTATTAGCCGAAAGACTTTGAAACATTTCTAAAATATCCATTTTTTATACCTCAATTTTTTTAAAATAATACTATTATTTATATTCTATTATAATACCTTAAATATATATTGTATATAAATATATTAATTATACTATAATAAAGCCATAACAAAGATAGCACTAAAAGAAAATATATAAATCTATACTACGCTTTTATCATAGTAATGTGTGAGTAGAATGTTTCCACTTCTCTTGTATAAGAATACAATCGTTAGTGTAAAATTTACTGGGGTACTTAAATACAATCCAATTGTTTCCTTTAAATTCACTTTTATGGTAAAATAAATAATAAGATTAATATTAAAATAATTAAATTAGTATAATAATCCAAAAATCTGGAGGATACAATTGAAAAAAGTTAAATTATCCCTAAATTATTTGTGTATCTTATTGTTGTTAGTTTCTTTTACTGTTTTTGCCGGACAGATAATGGCTGCTCAAGAAACAGAAAAACTACCTGATGTTTTGATTACTTCTATTGGCCAAAGTGCTGATGCAAGAATGATAAGCGTTTTGCTAACAAGGTATGGAATAGAGCCGGTTTATGAACAACTTGCCCCGGCCGATGCTATTGAAGATTATAAAATTGTAATAGCTGTCGTGGGCGGAAGTTCTAAAGGACTTGGAGCTGCAGGAATTGACCAGGGAGATGAAATAGCCAGGACAAAAGAACTGCTTCAGAAAATTGAAGAACATGGAACTGTGTTACTGGTAATGCACACCGGGGGAGAAGCAAGAAGAGGAGCATTATCAGACGCCTTTTTGGATGAGATTGTTCCTTATGCTGACCATCTAATTGTGGTTGAATCTGGCAATATGGATGGTTACTTTACCAGTATCAGTAAGGAAAAAGATATCTCAATGGAAATCGTTGCAAAAATTGTTGATACCGGTGACCCGGTGAAATCTTTTATTGCAGAAAATTTAGACTAACAAATACATTTGTTAAATAAAAATAAGAAAAATTAAAGCCTGTGATTATTTACAAATCACAGGCTTTAATTTTTGCTTATACCTTCTTATTCCAAGGGTAGCAAGTAATCTCCATAACTACTTTCAATTAATTCAAAATAGTCAGGTTCTCCATGATATTGAACTTCCTTTTCAGGAAAAATGAAATTCATATTATTAACTAATGCCCTGATTGCAGTAATATGTCTGCCAACCCTCTCTTCTATTGGATGACCATTTTCATCATAAGGAACATATAACCTGCCAAGTTCGGCGGCCTTGACATACATTTTATCTACTCCCGTTAAAACCAGTTTTTCATCAGTTCTTCCCCTTAATCTGCCCTGACTGGCATTAGCGGTTTCCATTAATATGGCCAGGGTTTCGCTATAATCACCCCACTCCCTATGAGTTAAACCTCTGAATGATGGTGGGGATATTTCTAAATTATATTCCAGGTTTTCCATTTGCAGGTCAAGTATAGCCATACTGGCCATATCTGCTGCATCCTCATGGGCAACAATAGCATTAATAACCGGATATTCAGGTGAGGCTTCATGTAAA encodes the following:
- a CDS encoding DUF937 domain-containing protein, whose translation is MDILEMFQSLSANSPALKQLNKKVDAEPEKVEKAAQISIPMLMEALNRNTNNPQGAQSLAKALEQHQDDNVDNLEKFLQNVDTEDGSKILEHIFSNKKQAVQSNLSKTTGLKQDQVSSIMASLAPMILGFLGNQKKTQNLDADGVSSLTSLLSQNLQKNTGGSLFSMATKLLDANKDGSIIDDVLNIFGKFKKR
- a CDS encoding DUF6305 family protein, which encodes MKKVKLSLNYLCILLLLVSFTVFAGQIMAAQETEKLPDVLITSIGQSADARMISVLLTRYGIEPVYEQLAPADAIEDYKIVIAVVGGSSKGLGAAGIDQGDEIARTKELLQKIEEHGTVLLVMHTGGEARRGALSDAFLDEIVPYADHLIVVESGNMDGYFTSISKEKDISMEIVAKIVDTGDPVKSFIAENLD